Proteins encoded by one window of Phycisphaerae bacterium:
- a CDS encoding ROK family protein: MNSDCAIGVDLGGQSVKLALVDGRGMVRLRRQQPMDTAKSADQIGRLILDQIRILRREGQLDGLSPSAVGIVMPGYMDRQRTRLLFAANLPTLSGSSLLADLRAGLDLPVTFDADSNGAAFGEYRFGAGRGVNRLTVVAVGTGIGAGVVADGQIVRVRHHIGGSLGHIIVDPRGLRCACGGRGCVETVASGRALEREALQAAQSEPRSLLATLLAQRGSLTGQEVGEALACGDSAALRIVRECGWWLGVALASWAVVHAPQKVLIGGGIAQLGQPFIQAIHDGLQEVGQPTLVRDTAVELAGLGSDAGVVGAAGLALADLAETRPASG, translated from the coding sequence ATGAATAGCGACTGCGCCATCGGCGTAGATCTTGGAGGCCAGAGCGTCAAACTCGCGCTGGTCGATGGACGCGGCATGGTCCGGCTTAGACGGCAGCAGCCGATGGACACCGCGAAGTCGGCAGACCAGATCGGCAGACTTATCCTGGACCAGATCCGGATTCTTCGTCGTGAGGGCCAATTGGACGGCCTTTCGCCCTCAGCGGTCGGCATTGTTATGCCGGGCTATATGGACCGTCAGAGAACCCGGCTGCTTTTCGCCGCGAACCTGCCCACCCTCAGCGGTTCGAGCCTGCTGGCCGACTTGCGGGCCGGGCTGGACTTGCCGGTGACCTTCGACGCCGACTCGAACGGCGCGGCGTTCGGCGAGTACCGTTTCGGGGCCGGGCGGGGGGTGAACCGGCTCACCGTCGTGGCCGTCGGCACAGGCATCGGGGCGGGCGTTGTGGCCGATGGCCAGATTGTCCGGGTCCGGCACCACATTGGCGGGAGCCTGGGGCACATCATTGTCGACCCACGAGGGTTAAGATGTGCTTGCGGCGGTCGGGGTTGCGTCGAGACGGTTGCCTCCGGCCGAGCCCTCGAACGTGAGGCTTTGCAGGCCGCCCAATCCGAACCTCGTTCTCTGCTGGCAACCCTGCTGGCCCAGCGGGGCAGCCTCACAGGCCAAGAGGTCGGCGAGGCCCTGGCCTGCGGCGATTCGGCGGCCTTGCGGATCGTCCGCGAGTGCGGGTGGTGGTTGGGGGTGGCCTTGGCAAGCTGGGCGGTGGTTCATGCTCCCCAGAAGGTCCTGATCGGGGGCGGGATAGCCCAACTCGGGCAACCTTTCATACAGGCAATCCACGACGGATTACAGGAAGTCGGACAGCCGACACTGGTTAGGGACACAGCAGTCGAATTGGCCGGTCTGGGTTCGGATGCCGGCGTAGTTGGAGCAGCGGGGCTGGCCTTGGCAGATCTGGCTGAGACGCGGCCGGCCTCCGGCTGA